One stretch of Rosistilla oblonga DNA includes these proteins:
- a CDS encoding FAD-dependent oxidoreductase: protein MNQHQPSRRDFILAKESLYRPSTSHTASEDAVPGGGGCCGSAPIGLTGNSCSTADEKPAASCCGTSSPAEPTTISSIAPLPKPAAQAESENSLPVAIIGSGPVGLAAAANLAERGEDFMILEAGSEVAAGIRSWGHVRLFTPWSYLIDPAGKRLLEAESNWQQPEGAYVPYAAEFVETFLDPLAAHPSIAPQIRLDHKVVSVSREGHDRMKDGCRDAAGFMIVTETPTGPQRFYARAVIDASGTLSDPNPMGAGGIPADGEQQFQANIRYGMPDILGNDRDRYAGKRVLVVGSGHSATGNVLSLVELAKAAPSTLVAWAVRRSNPAKLWGGGSADEIAERGALGTRVKQAVDDGSVSLLTGLSIGAVKQQGDGLVVLDLQGNRQVVVDEIIVSAGSRPNLAMLRELRLELDPATEATKTLGPLIDPNRHSCGSVPPHGAAELRHPETGFYVAGMKSYGRAPTFLMMTGYEQVRSIVAELAGDLKAARDVHLELPSTGVCSTDLAYQDDVASSCGTSAGQSSVSR from the coding sequence ATGAATCAGCATCAACCTTCTCGCCGCGACTTCATCCTCGCCAAGGAGAGTCTTTATCGTCCGTCAACATCCCACACAGCTTCCGAGGATGCAGTCCCCGGCGGCGGGGGCTGCTGCGGTTCGGCTCCTATCGGTTTGACCGGCAACAGCTGCTCGACAGCCGACGAGAAACCGGCAGCTTCCTGTTGCGGGACCTCTAGTCCAGCCGAACCGACAACGATTTCAAGCATCGCTCCGCTGCCGAAGCCCGCAGCGCAGGCGGAGTCCGAGAACTCGCTTCCCGTCGCCATCATCGGCAGCGGACCGGTTGGGCTCGCCGCCGCGGCAAATCTCGCCGAACGAGGGGAAGACTTTATGATCCTCGAAGCGGGATCAGAGGTCGCCGCCGGCATTCGGTCTTGGGGCCACGTCCGGTTGTTCACGCCGTGGTCCTACCTGATCGATCCGGCGGGCAAAAGGCTGCTGGAGGCGGAATCGAACTGGCAGCAGCCCGAGGGAGCTTACGTTCCCTACGCGGCAGAATTTGTCGAAACGTTTCTCGATCCGCTGGCCGCTCATCCTAGCATCGCGCCCCAAATCCGACTGGACCACAAAGTCGTCTCGGTGTCGCGCGAGGGACATGATCGGATGAAGGACGGCTGCCGCGATGCAGCCGGTTTTATGATCGTTACCGAAACGCCGACAGGCCCGCAGCGGTTCTATGCACGCGCGGTGATCGACGCTTCGGGAACGCTATCGGATCCGAACCCGATGGGAGCGGGCGGCATTCCGGCCGACGGCGAGCAGCAGTTCCAAGCCAACATCCGCTACGGGATGCCCGACATTCTGGGCAACGACCGCGATCGCTACGCCGGCAAACGCGTCCTCGTTGTCGGCTCGGGACACTCGGCCACGGGGAACGTGTTGAGTCTTGTCGAGCTGGCGAAAGCAGCGCCGTCAACGTTGGTCGCCTGGGCTGTCCGTCGCAGCAACCCGGCCAAACTTTGGGGAGGCGGGAGTGCCGATGAAATCGCGGAGCGTGGTGCTCTGGGAACTCGCGTAAAACAAGCGGTCGACGACGGCAGCGTCTCGCTTTTGACAGGCCTATCGATCGGAGCGGTCAAGCAACAAGGCGACGGACTTGTTGTCCTCGACCTGCAGGGAAATCGGCAAGTCGTCGTCGACGAGATCATCGTCTCTGCGGGATCGCGACCGAACTTGGCCATGCTGCGTGAACTTCGGCTGGAACTGGATCCCGCGACCGAAGCGACCAAAACCCTGGGACCTTTGATCGATCCGAACCGCCACAGCTGCGGATCGGTGCCGCCTCATGGCGCGGCCGAACTGCGACATCCCGAAACCGGATTCTACGTGGCGGGGATGAAAAGCTACGGGCGAGCGCCGACCTTTCTAATGATGACCGGTTACGAACAAGTCCGCTCGATCGTCGCGGAACTTGCTGGCGATCTCAAGGCGGCTCGCGACGTCCACCTGGAACTCCCTTCCACCGGCGTCTGCTCCACTGACCTGGCATACCAGGACGATGTCGCCTCATCGTGCGGGACTTCAGCAGGACAAAGCAGCGTTTCGCGTTAA
- the arsB gene encoding ACR3 family arsenite efflux transporter gives MDETSSCPGNDALNSGGGIGFFERYLTVWVGLCIVAGIVLGKVAPGLAKSLDAMAIYSGDAPVVSIPIAICLFFMMFPIMVKIDFGEVVRAGKAIRPVGLTLLINWAIKPFTMYAIASFFLGTVFLGLIGPDAVDYVKAPLGADVEVGATYGAGEVVLVDGVKMLQVPLWRSYLAGCILLGIAPCTAMVLVWGYLAKGNDGHTLIMVAINSLTMLVLYGLLGGFLLGVGQLPVPWKALLLSIAIYVALPLVSGYFTRKWLFATKGEAWFRDRFLRYLTPVTTTALLATLVLLFSFKGETIVANPLTILWIAIPLTLQTVLIFALGYGISKGLGFNYETAAPTAMIGASNHFEVAIATATMLYGLSSGAALATVVGVLIEVPLMLALVKFCLKTKGWFAGGTGNEMNEAIVMQPQTSLEGEL, from the coding sequence ATGGACGAAACATCGAGTTGCCCCGGAAACGACGCGCTGAATTCCGGTGGCGGGATCGGGTTCTTTGAACGCTACCTCACGGTCTGGGTTGGACTGTGCATCGTCGCGGGGATCGTATTGGGAAAGGTTGCCCCGGGATTGGCGAAGTCGCTCGACGCGATGGCGATCTATTCCGGTGATGCCCCGGTCGTCTCGATACCAATCGCGATCTGCCTGTTCTTCATGATGTTCCCGATCATGGTCAAGATCGACTTTGGCGAAGTCGTTCGCGCCGGCAAGGCGATCCGGCCCGTCGGATTGACGCTGTTGATCAACTGGGCAATCAAACCGTTCACGATGTACGCGATCGCTAGCTTTTTCTTGGGGACCGTTTTCCTGGGGCTGATCGGTCCCGATGCGGTCGATTATGTCAAAGCTCCGTTGGGCGCGGACGTCGAAGTCGGTGCGACCTATGGTGCGGGAGAAGTTGTCCTCGTCGATGGGGTGAAGATGCTGCAGGTGCCGCTGTGGCGCAGCTACCTCGCCGGTTGCATCCTGTTGGGGATTGCACCCTGCACTGCGATGGTCTTGGTGTGGGGATATCTGGCCAAAGGAAACGACGGCCACACGTTGATCATGGTGGCGATCAATTCGTTGACGATGCTGGTGCTGTACGGACTGCTGGGCGGTTTCCTGTTGGGAGTTGGCCAGTTGCCGGTCCCGTGGAAGGCGTTGTTGTTGTCGATCGCGATCTACGTCGCCCTGCCTTTGGTGTCTGGATACTTTACGCGGAAGTGGTTATTCGCGACGAAGGGAGAAGCGTGGTTCCGAGATCGGTTCTTGCGATACCTGACGCCCGTTACGACCACGGCGCTGTTGGCGACGCTGGTCCTGTTGTTCTCCTTCAAAGGGGAGACGATCGTCGCGAACCCGCTGACAATCCTTTGGATCGCGATTCCGCTGACCCTGCAAACGGTCCTGATCTTCGCACTCGGCTACGGGATCTCGAAGGGATTGGGATTCAACTACGAAACCGCGGCACCGACCGCAATGATCGGCGCCTCGAACCACTTCGAAGTCGCGATTGCAACGGCGACGATGCTTTACGGATTGTCATCCGGTGCGGCATTGGCAACCGTTGTCGGCGTGTTGATCGAAGTGCCGTTGATGCTGGCGTTAGTGAAATTCTGCCTGAAGACCAAGGGATGGTTTGCTGGCGGAACGGGAAACGAAATGAATGAAGCAATCGTAATGCAACCACAGACAAGCTTGGAGGGTGAGCTATGA